The Sulfitobacter indolifex genome contains the following window.
GCGGACTCGGCGCTCAGCATCACAGCATCCGCGCCTTCATAGATCGCAGTGGCCACGTCCGACACTTCGGCGCGGGTCGGCATCGGGCTTTCGATCATCGATTCCAGCATCTGCGTGGCCACGATCACCGGCTTGGCCGCCGCGCGGCATTTGCGCACCAGACGCTTTTGGATCGGCGGCACGTTCTGCACCGGCAGTTCCACGCCCAGATCGCCGCGCGCCACCATAATGCCATCGCTGACCTCAAGGATGGCTTCAAAACGCTCTACCGCCGATGGCTTTTCGATCTTCGACAGGATTGCGGCCCGGCCTTTAACCAGATCACGCGCTTCGGTCACATCTTCAGGCCGCTGCACAAAGCTGAGGGCGAGCCAGTCGACACCCAATTCGCAGACAAATTCCAGATCTGCCCGGTCTTTCTCCGACAGGGCCGCCAAGGGCAGCAGCACGTCGGGCACGTTCACACCTTTGCGGTTCGAGATCACACCACCTGTCACCACCTCGCAATCGGCGAAATCAGGGCCACAGTCGCGCACCTTCAGACGGATTTTACCGTCATTGACCAGCAGGCTCGCGCCCGGCTCTAACGCCGCGAAAATTTCAGGATGCGGCAGGCAAACACGATTCACATCGCCCGGCGTCTCATCAAGGTCCAGCCGGAAGGCGGCACCCACTTCCAACGTTGGGCCGTCTCCTTGGAACACGCCCACACGCAGCTTTGGCCCCTGAAGGTCAGCCAAAATGCCAATTGCGCCGCCGGTCTCTTTTTCAATTTCGCGGATGAT
Protein-coding sequences here:
- the pyk gene encoding pyruvate kinase — protein: MRRLRNVKIVATLGPASETREMIGALHKAGADVFRLNMSHGSHDEIREKHRIIREIEKETGGAIGILADLQGPKLRVGVFQGDGPTLEVGAAFRLDLDETPGDVNRVCLPHPEIFAALEPGASLLVNDGKIRLKVRDCGPDFADCEVVTGGVISNRKGVNVPDVLLPLAALSEKDRADLEFVCELGVDWLALSFVQRPEDVTEARDLVKGRAAILSKIEKPSAVERFEAILEVSDGIMVARGDLGVELPVQNVPPIQKRLVRKCRAAAKPVIVATQMLESMIESPMPTRAEVSDVATAIYEGADAVMLSAESAAGDYPLEAVATMDNVAQEVEADPTYTQIIESSRTAVRTTVADGIVAAAREIAETTDIKAICCFTQSGTTALLTARERPRVPIIALSPLVNTARRLALSWGTNCIITDGHDRFKLAVISAARAALSEGYAGPEDHIVVTAGVPFNVPGSTNILRVAPCDERLIYASDPE